The DNA region AATATTTTTTCGTTATATCTTGTTAAATCGAAGCTTCTTAGCACTATCGTCTTTGctaatttctttttgtcaaagtCGTCTACGCTAATTACTACACAAAATTGAATAACCCGTATATTGTTTTCATTGGTGAATGATTTAGTTAACGTTTGTTATTGccccaaaaaagtaaaaaataaaaacgccTTTATGAATGCAATTGAGTCGCCTTGGGAGTTCGGCTGAAACAGGTTGTTTGGATCGGGTTATTCGGTTTTTTCTGAATTCGGgctttttaaaatttcactGAATTAACTTAAATTGAAATACGGTTCGGTTCGGACAGAACTCAGATTAATCGGGTCGGTTACCTGATTTAATTTTTCATCCGAAACTAATCTCAAATTCGGATTATTTAACCCGAATTAGAGATTTTCTGAAATCAACACCAAATAGAACCTGCTAAATTCATGTACGCTTAAAAGCTGTGTTAAAGAGTTTAAAAGCTTTAATCTACTAGTACATACTACATACCATTACAGACCATTAGAGAAGCTGCTAAACTAGCATTTTATCTAGTTTAAGCTTGCATTACATCAAAAAATCATTCCATCAACGAAAGCATGCTACTTCACATCAAAAAGTAGTCAAAAGAGCAGCTTCAAAGTCAGTACTACACCATCCATTGTTAAGGCTGCGTTCCGCATCAAAAAGGACAAAATACGCAGCTTCCTACCTgtaaaaatcataacaaaaacaatgttaatcaaacacaaaaagaaaaggcatATGAACACTTAGAACCACAATCATACCTGTCATACTATGAAGAATCATGGAATAGCTTCCTCTGGATTATGAGAATCtacagaagaaaacagagaCAAGATATTAGTAAACTTACAGATATAAAAAGATTTGAAAGGATTACTAAACCTAGAGAATTTAAACTTACCGAGAGACTCAAAGAATTCAACTTCTTCCAACATCTGGGCCAAGTTTGCTACGACTGCTTCTCCTTTATAAGAATACTTTAACCATTGTTGGGTGCACAACAAAACCTCAACCATGTAAGGGGTGAGAGAACTTTTGTAAGGATCCAAGACCCTCCCACTTGTACTAAAAGCCGATTCTGAAGCAACTGATGAGGCTTGAATGCCTAGAACATCTCTAACCATTTCTGAAAAGACTGAATACTTTGAGCTACTACGTCTCCACCAACTGAGAACATCATAAGCCATCCCCAACTTATTCTCTACTCTGGGCTCAGGTTTTTCTGCTAGATATTGTTGTAACTCATTGCAGCTATCTGCATTAAGCTTTAACCCAACCACCTTGCCGAAAATTGCAAGTATCCCCTCAcaaccatcttcatcatctgataACTCAAAAACGTAAGACTATGGCTGAGAAGCAATGGTGTCTTCTATAGACTCTGGTGTGCTGAGCTTGCAGCTGTAATGATCATACATGTTCTTCATTACATCAGAAACTTTTGCATTGAGGTGCCGAGTCTCAATTGTGTCCTTACCATACAACTGGTCGAAGCAGAAAGAAGCAAACTTCATCTTGTTTCGAGGATAAAAGACACTAGCCACAATAACCAGAGGATTCATGTTATTCAACCCATCCCAATACTTATCGAATTTATCCCTCATTACATAAGCCTGCTTTCTGATCTCCGCATCAAAACTGGTACACTTACTCATCAAATTCCTCTCAGTGTCCACAATCTCATTGTAGCACAATGTGAAACTAACCGAATTGGAAGCAGAGAATATCAAAGTGCACTTATAGAAGATTTTGAGAAACTTTACCAACCTTGCAATTTCCTCCCAAGTCGAATGAGTTGGCGGTCCAACTCTTTTAGCCTTTGTtttctcatcctcttcctcaaaaTAATCACAGTACAACTTGTCCTCAGCTTCCATCTTTTCAAAAGCCTTCCTTAGATTCAAAGCAGAACTCAACATCAGATATGTTGAGTTCCAGCGTGTGCAAACATCGAATGGCAAACTCCCTCTACACATCTTACCAGTGTCACACCTCAATGCGAAAGACTTAAGCCTACTGAACGATGACCAAACATATTTCACTGCATTTCTAACCGCAACAATATGATGATTTGccttcttcaaaccatctccAACAATCAGATTGAGGATATGTGCACAACAACGCATATGTAGATAGTCACCATCTTTAACTAATGCTTCTCCTCCTCTCAGCCTTAACTGATCTTTAAAAGCATCCAAAGCCTTGTCAATTTTCTTTGCATTGTCAACTGTAACTGTGAAGACTTTCTCAATCCCCCAATCGTCTAAGCAATCCATCAACTAGCCTGCAATGGTGTCTCCTTTATGATCAGCGATGACCTTGAAGCTCAGAATCCTCTTATGCAATTCCCACTCAGTATTAATCCAGTGACTCGTGATCACCATGTAGTTGTAAGAAGTTGTAGGACACGTCTATATATCCGTAACTAGAGAAACCCTTTGTTTCTCTACACTGAACAAATTCTTCAAAGTTGTCTTCTCTTGTAGATACATCGCTACAATGTCTTTACTACAAGTTCTTCTGGAGAATGTCTTGTACATCGGCAAAATATTGAAACAGAACCGCTTCCATCCTTCTGATTCTACAAATGAGAGTGGCAACTCATTGACGACTACCATCTCATTAACTGACCTTCTAAACAGCATCAGATCATACTTGATCACCTTCAAATTCCCATTGTTATCACCAGTTATAACCTtctggtttttcttttccacacAATCCTTGTATCGTTTGCATCTACTAATGTGACATATCATTGGGCTAGTACCCACTGCTTTAGTATCACAAACAATCTCTGCTACACAATACATAAGCCTTTGTCTTGTATTATTTGTCATCCGGATTAGAGCAGAAAGAGGAAAGGGGTTTCAATTTGAAGGCTTAAGGTTAAGATCTAGGTAATACAAGCATGATTGGTGGCTTGCTGCTAGAAGCTAAACAACCATGCATATTTCATATTTACCTTCCAATAGCGTTTTGAATAATAAGTGATTATTTTAAGATGAATAGCATTCCAACACGTTTCTTCCTCccataaaaaattagaaattgctAATCACAAAGTTACCTTTTTACTACAAGAAAACTTGCACTGTAGGACTCTAATTTGTGACCATTTTTTTGTCGCAAACAAAAAAGCgacgaaaaaaataattattttacgaTGAATAAACGACTACAGCACAAATAGAGGAACAAACACGTCTTGGAATCATTAGTtagttttcttgtagtgattttCATGCAGGCCTAACCTGAGAATCACGAAGGTCTGTGAATATAAAATGACATATATAGTCCAATGATATTTGGTTTAAAGGGGGCAATTAATTTGCTTAGTCATTgtaaagttgaaaaaaataattcgcGCACACGATAATATAGTTGAGGAAATATGTTAATTACAGAGGAATTAATTACCTCCCCCAAGCCTTcttgttttaactttttgttgttgagaataaaaagtaataaccatttttttgtaataataaaaacaaaaaagcatttATTGATCTGCATGCTTTTCGTAACGGCATAAAGCACTCCAAATACCAATGGgttaaaaacacacacaagaaacTAATATGGTGTCGTGCGGAGCTAGGTGGATGGTAGGTGACGGTACTAATATTTATGTCTGGCGGGATGTTTGGATCCCTGACCAACACCCTCGTCCGGCTAATGGAGGAGGTAGATTATTGCATCCGAATTTAATGGTTATGCATTTAATTAATCCGGTCGCCAGTAAATGGCATCTACCAATTCTTCACGAGTTTATGGACCCAGAAGATATTCATATTATTCGAAGTATGATTCTAAGCAAGTTTTTGAAGCCAGATAGGTTTGCttgacatttttcaaaattggaGAAATATTTCGTGCGTTGGGGTTATGAATTGGCTAGGGAGATGGTGGCGGAGGTAGAAATTGGCCCAACTTGTACGGTTTTAAGAGCCCAAACATGGAAACTCCACGCTCCACCTAAAATTAAACACTTTTTTGGCAAATTGCCTCTGGTTCTTTTCTAGTAACGGATCAATTGGCTCATCGAGGGGTTCAGTGTGATAGTAAGTGTAAAAGGTGTGATTTAGACTGTGAGATAATCAACTatgctctttttgagtgtccTCGATCGCGTAAAATTTGGGAGGCATCTCCGATTTGGATTTTTCCAGGGAGTTTTCCTCATGATTCGGTGTTTTCCATTATTTATAGGCAGGTTTCTTCGCATTTGGATACTCAAGATCCTCTTCATAGGTTACCTTGGATTTTATGGTCGATTTGGAaggatagaaataaaaaaaaaatcaagacacGCAGCTTACGCCTGACGAGGTCATCAATCAGGCGGTAAGTGATCAGGATTTTTGGGAAGatgctcaggctcaggtagtggaGTTGCCTGGTAATGCAAATCTGCCAGAATCTCGGGTCCCTTATGTTCCTTCGATTCAGGATATTTGCTGTCAGACTGATGGTTCCTGGAAAGAATCCGACCCCAATTCAGGTTTGGGGTGGTGTGTGATAATGGAAATGATAAGACCCTTTTGTTAGGTGCTCGATGTCTTCGGCGAAGTTCTTCCCCGCTTCATGCGGAGTTAGAGGCCCTGATTTAGGCAATGGAGTAGTGCTTCGCATTGGACTGTGCAGAATTGGTAGCGATGATTCAAGCTCCTGAAGATTGGCCGCTTTCTCAAATTTGTTAGACGACTTGCACATGTTGAGGGCAATCTTTCCACTTTTCTCCTTGATGAAGATTCCTCGTTCCTCCAATCTAAGGGCGGATTGCCTTGCACGATCGTCTAGATCTTTAATTTCTgcaattttatttgtaaacatttACCCATCGGTTTGGGCAACTAATCGTggagttattttttttctaaatagtgtttttggttgaaaaagaaaaaaaccaatattCTCTCTAATTTAAAACTACATTCCACcaaatttctttataaatatttccttttcctaatacattatttccttttccttatatatatatcctttttcttttcctttcctaTAAAATATACTACTTTTTAACTgtctaaagaaaaagaatccatAACTCTTTCTTATTATTACTTGTCAAAGGAGTTTTCCAGAGAACACTACATACAATCAGCGAGGAGAGTCACTAGTTTCGTTTCTTTCTACGAATTTAGATTTGATATATTTGAAAAGGTTTCACACTGAAGGTTAAAGTTACGATCTAGGGTTCTTCAATTCTCtcaatttttctgtttttgttttgaggttCGTCTGTCACTGCATCCTAAAGCCCTCCACGATGAATTCTTGAGACATATCGATCCTCTCGAAACAGATGGAATCATTATCAATGACTCACTGCGTTGTCCGTAACAACAAGAGATTAGCACAATCTAGGTATTCTCCTTACACTAAAGAGACCAACCTTAACAATTATGAAAAGCAGAAAAAGGAGGCTGTGCGACTCGGAGTTGACCTCTCGCTCTCTGTGGCTGAAGCAATGTTCTTGTTATCTGATAACATGCGTTCTATGTTACTGTTTTGTCTTTGGCTATTGAAGTATGCAGGGAACAAGGACATTAACGCTCCTGTGGTAGGAAGGTTGTTTTGTGTTATCCTATATGTGTTTGaaacatatatcaaataatcaaacCTAAGAATGGAGTCTATCAGGAGGATGGTGGCAAATCAAACCAATGGGGACTGGTCGTAAAGACTGGCCAGAATTTTACGTTTGGAATCAGAGAATTGGATCggtttgttttgattctcagaaacagagaaagctcTCTTGGTGGAGTAGTGAAACCATCTGATTTTGAACATTACAACCAAGAGCTAAAGAAGCTAGAGGAGACGTTGAGGTCTTCCAAAGATGTTTCAGCAGAGGCGAATGGGTTTGCGAGAGAAGCCATAAAGTCTAACATTCTTTATTTGTGGAAGTCTCTATTTGAAACATCACAGCCCAAGGTGATAAACCCTAGGACTAGAATTCTTGAGATGTTTAGGCCTCTCTTTAACCAACCAAGGGAGGATGATTGCTCTAGTCTTATTGCTTCTTTACACATATGAATCAGAGTTTCTTAGATTCGATGATTTTTATATCTACGTAGCGATGACAGCTATTTTCAGGTTTTATCCAaacttatgtttttcttttaaaacaaaaaaaaaatcatgagtaGAAGAAGCATCATTTAGTACGGTGAAGTACTGTATATCTAAATAGTTACATTGCTTTCAATTTGTAGATCTTTACATCTAATTATGTTGTTAAATACTCAACAAAACGTAAGATCTCGTCTATGGAGACATTGTACAAGACAATCAGTAGAGGTATGGATATGGTGCACGAATGTTTAGATTGAAGTTTCAATTATGAACTGATTGTGAAAACTGGAGTAcaaatttccaatttttacagttttacttaATAATCAAAAACATAGCAACACACTAAAAGAATGCAAACACTGGAATAAGTATAGTTATATTGCCATGACTAGTCGTCCTCGTAATCAGAATTAGCATCGCTCTCTCCACTGCTAATTGAAACCTCTTGTCCAATAGTCTTCAAGGGAAAAAGAACAACCTTATTGATTTATTGGTAccaccgaaaaaaaaaaaaacattcagttTTAATGGTTCTTTTTTCTAGAGAAATGTGTAAATGCACTAACCCCATCGCAATCAATGTTGATAGCTTGCTCTTTCATGGGTTTAAGAGTCATCACAGCGCAATAAACTTTGACATTCAAGGAGAAGATATACCTAGTTCTTTGTATGCTATTGGAACTTGGTTGGGTGAGATGTACCTAAGTCCACAATATTTCAAACAGTGTCAGAAAAATCATTAAGAGATCAGACTGGAAAAATCgaaatcacaaaacacaatccaCACTTGATGAGAGCTCAAAGTGATCTCGATGAATAGCAGCCTGTACCTCGTAGTTATTTTGAGGTACTTTGAACCTGCGATATATGTGTGATATATGTGGCTATGGAATAACTATGCGATATATGTGTGATATATGTGGCTATGGAATAACTAGAACCCTGAATACTAAGAACATGATTACTGGTGTTACTCATGTAgttacttttattaaaaaaataagaaaaagatgagagataaaagtaaaaagaagagtAACGCTTTTTGCTGGAGTATTTTGAGAACGTTGTGAGAAATGTTCCTCGACACGTGGCGTTCATTTATTggcacatatttttaaaaataaataaaaaataaaaatgtgtaataaatgttttttgttttgttttctgagcAACATTTACACGTTCTGGAGTAAAGATGGTCTAATGTAAGAACACAAAAGATATAAGTAAACTAAGTTATATTAGAGATTCCTCAAACAGCTATCTTACAAGCTTGTTTGATCAGCTTCATGCAATATCACCACAAGTGATTTGCCATTGAATCAATCCTAATCTACCCAATCTTACCAGTACAACAACAACTATGCACATTCGTATATTCACTCACAAGCAGACCCAAacaactcttttcttttgcttgatTCTAACTCACACTTTTCTCTCTACAAAAGTACTAACCCTAATAAGATGAACTTCCTTCCCTTATATAGGCTTCAACAATCTTCACAACACTCTTTTTTGTCCAGTAAATACTACAGTGTTTCATGTTCTTCACAGCACCTCTCTTTACCTTATAGGTCATGAGAAGTTTTCCATCATCATGTTGATTTTAACAACCAACTTGTAGCCTCCAACAAACACTAGTTAGGCTGACACCTTTTTCGTCCATGCTCTTGCTACAGCCGAATCTGCTCTCCATCACCATACTCGATGTGTCGCACTGTCTCCAATATACCACCCTGGCAGTTGACACTTGAACTCTTCCCGTTTCGTCTAAAGACCTTCAGACATGGCTTGTAAGTCTTATAGACATTCTGTTTCTTCAGACTCATCACACGATCTCTCCTGGGAGCATTAATCAAAACCTGGAACAGAACATCCAATCTTCTATCTTATGAATctacacataaaaaaaaatcatcaaattcaatcaaacaaacatctTCTAAAAATATGTACCACTCTGAAGACAAAATCAGGATTTTCCTCATGTAATAAACTTACAGCTTTTGCAGCTTGGTTGGCCACAGGCCACTGATCGTAACACTTTCTTTCCAGTCCTTGATGATTCGTCAAGTCAAAAACTTGCAGAAATGTAGAAATTCCACTGATATTGAGATTGTTTTGCTCTTCTTGAAGAACACAATCTTCTTCAGAAACTGCTTCATCTCTTTTTCATCAGAGAgaattttgttattcaattcaCCATAGACCTTATTGTAGCACAAATGATGACCTTCTCTGTCCCGTCCGTACATGATTAGGAACTCATCACCCACAAGGTTATCATCCTTAAAGGAATCCCTTCatttatacataattatatatatatatatatatatatatatatatactagaaaatggttataaaatcaaagttttgtatgtaaaataaaattttcattaagttatatatgaaatgtacatgatattatttatatatgccttaaaggaatttaaatatatgcatttataagtttataattatgaagtgTGTTAAAAGAAGGACAATTTTTGCAAATTGGTTAAAATAAGTTTTGGTGTTAAATTTAGCAcatcatttctaaaattctaaaaatactacatagTATCATACTTTTATTCTCatactctaaatactaaaccatatATCTTCAAAATTACACcctatatgtaaaatataaaattcaaaccaaaaaaatatagataactaTTGGAAATGGTGTAAGTTGTTTTTGGCATAATGACAGATGGAGTAAGGGTTACAGGAAAATAGACATGAGGTATGATTGGTAACTCAAACAATACCAATGCGATATAAAAGTATTCTTTCTTTTGTACAGGTTAATCTACTTGttaatttatacaaattttaacGATTGACATATATCTTTGATGAAAGTATTGAAGttacaatatgtatatatatataatattttacaataggATGTTGTAAAGTTTGGGAAGTGATTCCAAAGAGGAATAAAGAATTATGTGATCTTTTGACCatgtatatatgcattacaCGGTAAAATTAGGctcgattttttttatcaatatgcaaagtaaaatattttttgtaatgggaataaagaacttttaaaaacgaaaaacaaagaaaatttatgaaacataaacttagaaataTATTGTAGTTGAAGATCAGAGGACTTAAAAGGAGAAAACTAAGGGACTTACAGCTATAATATAATGAGTGAATGTTTAAAGCAAAAGAGATTGTGCTTTAGGAGTCGAGCTAGGGTTATCTTCATCGCTAAAAACTTTCAACTAtagtttgaaagttaaaaaatcactttacaaaacaatgcaaaaactttaGATCATGACTATCATTAAACCTAATCTTTTGAAAGAGGCTAATAAATATTACAAGACActgatatcaaaaaaaaaaaattgacatggCTTTTTAAACATTTCTTCAAATAGTTATAGagaaattaatcttttaatcaTCATATTGCAAgacatcatgttttttttatgaagtttgTAACATACATCATCATACTGCAAGACATCATGTTTTTTATGAAGTTTGTAACATAAGGAATTACATTGACACATTATTCTGACTAAACACATTCATGGCAAGAAATACAGTTATAAAGCATATTAATTGTAACTAATTCTGTCATATGCATTATTGCAACATGAACggtttgagaaaaagaaaacgtcCACCCATAATGTCTTAAAGGTAATTGATTGAGCGAAGTAAAAGTAACCTAaagaaactaaacaaataaaatgtcctaaattaaaaaaaggtatgtagacaatttagttttagattagcaataatgtgtctttttatttcattaaaattggaaaaaataacacatgttaaaaaaatagagtggtgccaaatgacaatttctcataactctactttattatagtttaatttaTAGTAAATATTGACATGTGAAACCGATAAAAATAGTTTAGTAAGTTACGGTTGTACTAAAATAATCAGTGAAGAATTTatgaatcataaaaacaaaacaaaataaatatatgcttttaaaatagattaatttttctttaacaaaaataaactatagagattttgctatgaaataatattaaataaaaaattaaatataattaaatatttggtaGACGAAGAGTAAAgaaatttaaaggaaaattaGTGAGgaatttaaaaatcttataaataaaaatacacgaaatatgtttttgtaaaatggattaccttttctttttaccaaaGTAAACTATATAGATTATTGCtattaaataatactaaataatacaaacaaaaaataattaaaaatttggtataggaagataaaacaaatgaaTACTATtctaagtaaataaatttaagagatcaaaCTTGAAATTAATGTAAAGTACACGTGTCGCAAAATTAGAACACCAAATGTCGCATCGATATGCAAAGTTAAAAGAAACTttgtcatattatatataaaagataaaagataattTAAGATTTTGTAGAGTAAGATAAGAGAAACAAGATATTCACCCGCAGTATACCGCGAggctaaatttgttttaaaaaatgcaaaatgtattttgtttggtagattaactatatctatgtaactaatttttgtatttcttaATTGTACAGTATTTTGCATCTATGTAGTGTCcaatttctatgttttaggtGTATAccatgtattttttataatataggaaaAAGATATCATAAagtttcttaaatatttaaatcgTCGAGAAGTGTCTTTTTAGTTTTCACTGTAGAGATAgtagtattttatttaattatattgtagttTTTCAATAATATCAATACAATATAAATGgctttctatttttgttagtttcatatataaataatctaacACTTTAGTATATTATGTgtgcaatgaaaataaaagtaagttagttttttatatgaattatactaattgtttacttttataaactttaattaACTGATTAAAAATATGTGTATCAAAAATATGTTATCTAGAGCATCTCTCACTTTTGGTAAGTATAAAACAtattcatcaatttttttaaaagtgtataatgtataaaattcatttatagaattattaatttactgATTCTTAA from Camelina sativa cultivar DH55 chromosome 3, Cs, whole genome shotgun sequence includes:
- the LOC104777465 gene encoding uncharacterized protein LOC104777465; protein product: MESLSMTHCVVRNNKRLAQSRYSPYTKETNLNNYEKQKKEAVRLGVDLSLSVAEAMFLLSDNMRSMLLFCLWLLKYAGNKDINAPVVGRELDRFVLILRNRESSLGGVVKPSDFEHYNQELKKLEETLRSSKDVSAEANGFAREAIKSNILYLWKSLFETSQPKVINPRTRILEMFRPLFNQPREDDCSSLIASLHI